From Nocardioides sp. HDW12B, the proteins below share one genomic window:
- a CDS encoding TIGR02206 family membrane protein, which yields MTLAAAGTSTRFEAFGSEHLVLLVVFAVGLVAVVAWGRRHAGTPAEDRARRGFAVALGLVAVAMQTYQLSPGDFDVDTSLPLALCDLATVFAVVALWSRSWRATAFVYYVGLTLTVQGVLTPSLGEVFPHPRYFGFWALHFLVVWAAAYLTWGLGLRPTWRGYRFTVAAVLVWAAATFAFNVAADTNYGYLNAKPASASALDWFGPWPVYVGVVVALLCTVWAVVMTLPWTLGRSGAAGAGTSGQAPVRERSRRT from the coding sequence GTGACGCTCGCTGCTGCCGGTACCAGCACCCGCTTCGAGGCCTTCGGGTCCGAGCACCTCGTGCTGCTCGTCGTCTTCGCGGTCGGTCTCGTCGCGGTCGTGGCCTGGGGCCGCCGGCACGCGGGGACGCCGGCGGAGGACCGCGCCCGACGCGGCTTCGCGGTCGCGCTGGGGCTCGTCGCGGTGGCGATGCAGACCTACCAGCTCAGCCCGGGCGACTTCGACGTCGACACCTCGCTGCCGCTGGCGCTGTGCGACCTGGCCACCGTCTTCGCGGTGGTGGCGCTGTGGTCCCGGTCGTGGCGTGCCACCGCGTTCGTCTACTACGTCGGTCTCACGCTGACCGTGCAGGGCGTGCTCACCCCGAGCCTGGGCGAGGTCTTCCCCCACCCGCGCTACTTCGGCTTCTGGGCGCTGCACTTCCTCGTCGTGTGGGCGGCGGCCTACCTGACCTGGGGCCTGGGCCTGCGCCCGACGTGGCGCGGCTACCGCTTCACGGTGGCCGCGGTGCTGGTGTGGGCAGCGGCGACGTTCGCCTTCAACGTCGCGGCCGACACCAACTACGGCTACCTCAACGCCAAGCCGGCCTCGGCCTCGGCGCTCGACTGGTTCGGGCCGTGGCCGGTGTACGTCGGCGTGGTCGTCGCCCTGCTGTGCACGGTGTGGGCCGTGGTGATGACGCTGCCGTGGACGCTGGGCCGCTCCGGGGCAGCCGGTGCGGGCACGTCGGGGCAGGCTCCGGTCAGGGAGCGATCCCGACGTACTTGA
- a CDS encoding NAD-dependent epimerase/dehydratase family protein — MTTLLTGASGFLGAHTVAALLERGERVRAFVRTPSKLASALAPLGLDVEDDRIEVTDSGDMTDVAAVRAAVEGCDAVVHAAATYSFRRSDRTAMMRDNTAGTEAVLGAARDAGCRVTVHVSSTVALARPGGVTLDHRSPLGPGHGPYSDSKVASERVARRMQEAGDPVTIVNPGGVIGPHDPYLGETNEVLVQVLNGKQPVFPRGRQQFVDVRDVAAVIVAALDQEPGGRYLIPGHDVELPHEALRRVTGRRLPVRPLPAGLVAGLAMPGYLTGWSFLPGSVEGVRISACGNSVDASRTTADLGVEARGQDEALTDTVRWLVEAGHLPAKLAGTALS; from the coding sequence ATGACCACCCTGCTGACCGGCGCGTCCGGCTTCCTCGGCGCGCACACCGTCGCCGCCCTCCTCGAGCGCGGGGAGCGCGTCCGCGCCTTCGTGCGTACGCCGAGCAAGCTCGCGTCCGCGCTCGCACCCCTGGGGCTCGACGTCGAGGACGACCGCATCGAGGTCACCGACAGCGGCGACATGACCGACGTCGCGGCCGTGCGGGCAGCGGTCGAGGGGTGCGACGCGGTGGTGCACGCGGCGGCGACGTACTCGTTCCGGCGCAGCGACCGCACCGCGATGATGCGCGACAACACCGCCGGCACCGAGGCGGTGCTCGGCGCCGCCCGTGACGCCGGCTGCCGGGTGACGGTGCATGTGTCCTCGACGGTGGCGCTGGCGCGGCCCGGCGGGGTCACCCTCGACCACCGCAGCCCGCTCGGTCCGGGGCACGGGCCCTACAGCGACAGCAAGGTCGCCTCGGAGCGGGTCGCGCGGCGGATGCAGGAGGCCGGCGACCCGGTCACCATCGTCAACCCGGGCGGGGTGATCGGGCCGCACGACCCCTACCTCGGCGAGACCAACGAGGTCCTCGTGCAGGTGCTCAACGGCAAGCAGCCCGTGTTCCCGCGCGGGCGCCAGCAGTTCGTCGACGTGCGCGACGTGGCGGCCGTGATCGTGGCGGCGCTGGACCAGGAGCCCGGCGGTCGCTACCTGATCCCGGGGCACGACGTCGAGCTGCCGCACGAGGCGCTGCGGCGGGTGACGGGGCGGCGGCTGCCGGTGCGCCCGCTGCCCGCGGGGCTGGTGGCCGGCCTCGCGATGCCCGGCTACCTCACCGGGTGGTCGTTCCTGCCGGGCTCGGTCGAGGGTGTGCGCATCAGCGCGTGCGGCAACTCGGTCGACGCCTCACGGACGACCGCCGACCTCGGCGTCGAGGCGCGGGGACAGGACGAGGCGCTGACCGACACGGTGCGCTGGCTCGTCGAGGCCGGGCACCTGCCGGCGAAGCTGGCCGGCACGGCCCTGTCCTGA
- a CDS encoding M15 family metallopeptidase, producing MSPRPARWRRALVASQVLALGLLVAACNQDSLVDNVSDEASPSTGEVAEPGSGKDESAGGDQPAPEATEAAEGDSSYAVDAPGDFEKLYTSDALITSTEPLSDEMVKRVTAIKGVDAAVPMSWASASINGRTLDIAAVDATAFRGFMPVATAQADFVWERLAGGEVVVDDEVDKKLVDKGDMFQLGSDDDSPSVHVGAYAPLHDELDKVTPFDVIMNAKRGDQVGLPAGNALLLSTGSLTPSELKKDFDKVLDDDTVLRTLAIEFDVEQTAVLTGESVNEAIGTFSYTDGPDGTVIPEQSWVNEYIRTEEVPILGTVTCNKGMLPQLRGALNEIVQMGLADEINPDEYAGCYYPRYINRSPEYGLSLHSWGIAVDLNVPGNQRGTVGEMDRGVVAIFKEWGFAWGGDWSYTDPMHFEMAKVVR from the coding sequence ATGTCCCCCCGCCCCGCTCGTTGGCGCCGGGCGCTCGTCGCCTCCCAGGTCCTGGCCCTCGGGTTGCTCGTGGCCGCCTGCAACCAGGACAGCCTGGTGGACAACGTCTCCGACGAGGCCTCGCCGTCGACCGGTGAGGTCGCCGAGCCCGGGTCCGGGAAGGACGAGTCGGCCGGTGGCGACCAGCCGGCACCGGAGGCCACCGAGGCGGCCGAGGGCGACTCGTCGTACGCCGTGGACGCGCCGGGGGACTTCGAGAAGCTGTACACCTCCGACGCGCTGATCACGAGCACCGAGCCGCTCTCGGACGAGATGGTGAAGCGGGTCACCGCCATCAAGGGCGTCGACGCCGCCGTCCCGATGTCGTGGGCCTCGGCCTCGATCAACGGCCGCACGCTCGACATCGCCGCCGTCGACGCCACCGCCTTCCGCGGCTTCATGCCGGTGGCGACCGCGCAGGCCGACTTCGTCTGGGAGCGGCTGGCGGGCGGCGAGGTGGTCGTCGACGACGAGGTCGACAAGAAGCTGGTCGACAAGGGCGACATGTTCCAGCTCGGCTCCGACGACGACAGCCCGTCGGTGCACGTCGGCGCCTACGCGCCGCTGCACGACGAGCTCGACAAGGTCACGCCGTTCGACGTCATCATGAACGCCAAGCGTGGCGATCAGGTCGGGCTGCCGGCCGGCAACGCGCTGCTGCTCTCGACGGGCTCGCTGACGCCCTCGGAGCTGAAGAAGGACTTCGACAAGGTCCTCGACGACGACACCGTGCTGCGGACGCTCGCGATCGAGTTCGACGTCGAGCAGACCGCCGTGCTGACCGGTGAGTCGGTCAACGAGGCGATCGGCACCTTCTCCTACACCGACGGCCCCGACGGCACCGTCATCCCGGAGCAGAGCTGGGTCAACGAGTACATCCGCACCGAGGAGGTCCCGATCCTCGGCACGGTCACCTGCAACAAGGGGATGCTGCCGCAGCTGCGGGGCGCGCTGAACGAGATCGTGCAGATGGGGCTGGCCGACGAGATCAACCCCGACGAGTACGCCGGCTGCTACTACCCGCGCTACATCAACCGCTCGCCGGAGTACGGCCTCTCGCTGCACTCGTGGGGCATCGCGGTCGACCTCAACGTGCCGGGCAACCAGCGCGGCACGGTCGGGGAGATGGACCGCGGCGTGGTCGCGATCTTCAAGGAGTGGGGCTTCGCCTGGGGCGGCGACTGGAGCTACACCGACCCGATGCACTTCGAGATGGCCAAGGTCGTCCGCTAG
- a CDS encoding NADPH:quinone oxidoreductase family protein: protein MRSLQVTSLEGPSSVQVTEVEEPSAGPDQVVVEVKAVGISWPDLLQTRGEYQIKPDLPFQLGVDFAGVVRSAPEGSGHAAGDRVACVLPYGGGADVVALHPESVFALPDNVSFEAGAALPMNYLTAEFALVTRAGLREGETVLVNGAAGGVGTAAIQVAKGLGARVIALTSTEEKAEFARSAGADEAVLVDGFRDAVKELTDGRGVDVLVDVVGGDLMTDSLRSLAPLGRLLVLGFTGGEIPQVKVNRLLLNNVDVRGVGWGAYAMTRQGYMREQWQRLVPMLESGVVDPPIGRTYGLDDVQDALVEMAERRTLGKSVLLL, encoded by the coding sequence ATGCGCTCGCTCCAGGTGACCTCGCTCGAGGGTCCGTCGTCCGTCCAGGTCACCGAGGTCGAGGAGCCGTCCGCGGGCCCCGACCAGGTCGTCGTCGAGGTGAAGGCCGTCGGCATCAGCTGGCCCGACCTGCTGCAGACCCGTGGCGAGTACCAGATCAAGCCCGACCTGCCGTTCCAGCTCGGTGTCGACTTCGCCGGGGTGGTCCGCAGCGCGCCCGAGGGCTCCGGGCACGCGGCCGGCGACCGGGTCGCCTGCGTCCTGCCGTACGGCGGTGGGGCCGACGTCGTGGCTCTCCACCCGGAGTCGGTCTTCGCGCTGCCCGACAACGTCTCGTTCGAGGCCGGCGCCGCCCTTCCCATGAACTACCTGACCGCCGAGTTCGCCCTCGTCACCCGCGCCGGGCTCCGTGAGGGCGAGACCGTGCTGGTCAACGGCGCGGCCGGCGGGGTGGGCACCGCGGCCATCCAGGTCGCCAAGGGCCTCGGTGCCCGCGTGATCGCCCTGACCTCGACCGAGGAGAAGGCGGAGTTCGCCCGGTCCGCCGGCGCCGACGAGGCGGTCCTGGTCGACGGCTTCCGCGACGCGGTCAAGGAGCTGACCGACGGTCGCGGCGTCGACGTGCTGGTCGACGTCGTCGGGGGCGACCTGATGACCGACTCGTTGCGCAGCCTGGCGCCGCTGGGTCGGCTGCTCGTGCTCGGATTCACCGGCGGCGAGATCCCGCAGGTGAAGGTCAACCGGCTGCTGCTCAACAACGTCGACGTCCGCGGCGTCGGCTGGGGCGCCTATGCGATGACGCGCCAGGGCTACATGCGCGAGCAGTGGCAGCGGCTGGTCCCGATGCTGGAGTCCGGCGTCGTCGACCCGCCGATCGGGCGCACCTACGGCCTCGACGACGTCCAGGACGCGCTGGTCGAGATGGCCGAGCGGCGCACGCTCGGCAAGTCCGTGCTGCTGCTCTGA
- a CDS encoding molybdopterin-dependent oxidoreductase, translating into MSNDPRGPASSRRDRLRGHAPALLLGGLVGLLSGAAAVAVSEAVTALVDGVTSPLLSVGNRAVDWAPRPLKEFAIETFGTADKPVLIGSVIATVALLAVAAGAVGAFRPRLALAGFLVLSAVAGAAALTDRSATAGTLLRLVPVLALVVVGLLALVVLLGRLGAPLATGSGALATVAGRSGDGTTTGAGPVPADRRQFLLASVGVVAFAAAGGIVSRVFGGLTAAADRAGITLPTAASKAAPVPSGTVVGVKGVTPYLTENSDFYRVDTALKVPDVPIDGWTLRIHGMVDNEIELTYADILERPLTENRITMTCVSNPVGGEYLGNALWLGIPLHELLAEAGVQDGADAVKSTSADDFTAGTPLEVLTDKDRGAMVAIGMNGEPLPLEHGFPARMVTPGLYGYVSATKWLVDLEVTRFSDFKAYWTTRGYSAEAPIKTSSRIDVPRSFAQLEAGPNKVAGVAWAQASGIEKVEVRVDGGDWEEARLGEEDGLDTWRQWVYDWDADSGSHTLEVRATDRTGFVQTGKRAPIAPDGSTGWDSKSVTVA; encoded by the coding sequence ATGAGCAACGACCCTCGTGGACCTGCCTCGAGCCGGCGTGACCGGCTGCGTGGCCATGCCCCCGCCCTCCTGCTGGGGGGGCTGGTCGGGCTGCTGTCGGGCGCCGCCGCCGTCGCGGTGAGCGAGGCCGTGACGGCCCTGGTCGACGGGGTCACGAGCCCGCTGCTGTCGGTGGGCAACCGTGCCGTCGACTGGGCACCGCGTCCGCTCAAGGAGTTCGCCATCGAGACCTTCGGCACGGCCGACAAGCCGGTGCTGATCGGCAGCGTCATCGCCACCGTGGCCCTGCTGGCCGTGGCCGCGGGCGCCGTGGGCGCCTTCCGTCCCCGCTTGGCCCTCGCAGGCTTCCTCGTGCTCTCCGCCGTGGCTGGTGCCGCGGCCCTCACCGACCGCTCGGCGACCGCCGGGACCCTCCTCCGGCTGGTGCCGGTGCTGGCGCTCGTGGTCGTCGGCCTGCTGGCGCTGGTCGTGCTGCTGGGCCGCCTCGGCGCCCCTCTGGCCACCGGGTCCGGCGCGCTGGCCACCGTCGCCGGCCGCAGCGGCGACGGCACCACCACCGGTGCCGGTCCCGTGCCCGCCGACCGGCGCCAGTTCCTGCTCGCCTCCGTCGGCGTCGTGGCCTTCGCCGCGGCCGGCGGCATCGTCTCGCGGGTCTTCGGCGGTCTGACCGCCGCGGCCGACCGCGCCGGCATCACCCTGCCCACGGCGGCCAGCAAGGCCGCCCCGGTGCCCAGCGGCACCGTCGTCGGCGTCAAGGGCGTCACCCCCTACCTGACCGAGAACAGCGACTTCTACCGCGTCGACACCGCGCTGAAGGTGCCGGACGTCCCGATCGACGGCTGGACGCTGCGGATCCACGGGATGGTCGACAACGAGATCGAGCTGACCTACGCCGACATCCTCGAGCGCCCCCTGACCGAGAACCGCATCACCATGACCTGCGTGTCGAACCCGGTGGGCGGGGAGTACCTCGGCAACGCCCTCTGGCTGGGCATCCCGCTGCACGAGCTGCTCGCCGAGGCCGGCGTGCAGGACGGCGCCGACGCGGTGAAGTCCACCTCCGCCGACGACTTCACCGCCGGCACGCCGCTCGAGGTGCTGACCGACAAGGACCGCGGGGCCATGGTCGCGATCGGCATGAACGGCGAGCCTCTCCCCCTCGAGCACGGCTTCCCGGCCCGGATGGTCACCCCCGGTCTCTACGGGTACGTGTCGGCCACCAAGTGGCTGGTCGACCTCGAGGTCACCCGCTTCTCCGACTTCAAGGCCTACTGGACCACCCGCGGCTACTCCGCCGAGGCGCCCATCAAGACCTCCAGCCGCATCGACGTGCCGCGATCCTTCGCCCAGCTCGAGGCGGGGCCGAACAAGGTGGCCGGCGTCGCGTGGGCCCAGGCCTCCGGCATCGAGAAGGTCGAGGTCCGCGTGGACGGCGGCGACTGGGAGGAGGCCCGCCTCGGCGAGGAGGACGGCCTCGACACCTGGCGCCAGTGGGTCTACGACTGGGACGCCGACTCCGGCAGCCACACCCTCGAGGTCCGCGCCACCGACCGCACCGGCTTCGTCCAGACCGGCAAGCGCGCCCCCATCGCTCCCGACGGCTCGACCGGCTGGGACAGCAAGAGCGTCACCGTCGCCTGA
- the lepB gene encoding signal peptidase I: MAAPAPEKRARRRRVPAWLETILLLGLALVLSVLLKAFVVQMFFVPSQSMEPLFRTDDRILVQKISYWSGDVERGDVVVFEDPGGWLGGEPVLNPLQRAMAVVGLYPPGGHLVKRVIAVGGDQVVCCDDDGRVTVNGVALDEDDYLKQPGRPSDRDFDVTVPEDRLWVMGDNRGNSEDSRFHQQQDLGTIPVDAVVGKVWAIVWPGDRFSLVKRPATFDDPALDGS, from the coding sequence ATGGCCGCCCCCGCTCCCGAGAAGCGCGCGCGCCGGCGTCGCGTCCCTGCCTGGCTCGAGACGATCCTGCTGCTCGGGCTGGCCCTGGTGCTGTCGGTGCTGCTCAAGGCCTTCGTCGTCCAGATGTTCTTCGTGCCGTCGCAGTCGATGGAGCCGCTGTTCCGCACCGACGACCGGATCCTGGTCCAGAAGATCTCCTACTGGTCCGGCGACGTGGAGCGGGGCGACGTCGTCGTCTTCGAGGACCCGGGCGGCTGGCTCGGCGGGGAGCCGGTGCTGAACCCGCTCCAGCGCGCGATGGCCGTGGTGGGCCTCTACCCGCCCGGCGGGCACCTGGTGAAGCGGGTGATCGCGGTCGGTGGCGACCAGGTCGTCTGCTGCGACGACGACGGCCGGGTCACCGTCAACGGGGTCGCGCTCGACGAGGACGACTACCTCAAGCAGCCCGGTCGGCCCTCCGACCGCGACTTCGACGTCACCGTCCCCGAGGACCGGCTGTGGGTGATGGGCGACAACCGCGGCAACAGCGAGGACTCCCGCTTCCACCAGCAGCAGGACCTCGGCACGATCCCCGTCGACGCGGTGGTGGGCAAGGTGTGGGCGATCGTGTGGCCAGGCGACCGGTTCTCCCTGGTCAAGCGCCCGGCGACCTTCGACGACCCCGCGCTCGACGGGTCCTGA
- a CDS encoding NAD-dependent succinate-semialdehyde dehydrogenase, protein MSQPDARSTAAQEKAALDQVPTQLFIGGEWRDSSDGSSIDVEDPATGKTLVTIAGATVEDGAAALDAAVAAQADWAAVAPRTRGEMLRSAFELLTERADHFAMLMTLEMGKPLAQAKGEVTYGSEFFRWFSEEAVRIAGRWSTSPDGSTRFLTMRQPVGPTLMITPWNFPLAMGTRKIGPAIAAGCTMVVKPASQTPLTMLALAALLEEVGVPKGVLNVVPTSRTGDVMEPIIGDPRLRKLTFTGSTPIGKQLVKQSADQLLRVSMELGGNAPFLVFPDADLDAAVEGAMVAKMRNMGEACTAANRFLVHEDVADDFATKFAAKMAAQTLGRGTEDGVDVGPLIDAKALDKVSELVDDAQQRGASVATGGSRTGDAGYFFQPTVLTDVPADADLMREEVFGPVAPITTFSDDDKAVAMANDTEYGLVAYAYTTDLGRMIRVSEALEFGMVGINQGIVSNPAAPFGGVKASGFGREGGPEGIDEYLSVKYVGIAP, encoded by the coding sequence GTGAGCCAGCCCGACGCCCGCAGCACCGCCGCGCAGGAGAAGGCCGCGCTGGACCAGGTCCCCACGCAGCTCTTCATCGGCGGTGAGTGGCGCGACTCCTCCGACGGCTCCTCGATCGACGTCGAGGACCCCGCCACCGGGAAGACGCTCGTCACCATCGCCGGGGCCACGGTCGAGGACGGTGCCGCCGCCCTCGACGCCGCGGTCGCCGCGCAGGCCGACTGGGCCGCGGTGGCCCCCCGGACGCGCGGGGAGATGCTGCGCTCGGCCTTCGAGCTGCTCACCGAGCGGGCCGACCACTTCGCGATGCTCATGACCCTGGAGATGGGCAAGCCGCTGGCCCAGGCCAAGGGCGAGGTCACCTACGGCTCCGAGTTCTTCCGCTGGTTCTCCGAGGAGGCCGTGCGCATCGCCGGGCGCTGGTCGACGAGCCCCGACGGCAGCACCCGCTTCCTGACCATGCGCCAGCCCGTCGGACCCACCCTGATGATCACGCCCTGGAACTTCCCGCTCGCCATGGGCACGCGCAAGATCGGCCCGGCCATCGCCGCCGGCTGCACGATGGTGGTCAAGCCCGCCTCGCAGACCCCGCTGACGATGCTGGCGCTCGCCGCCCTGCTCGAGGAGGTCGGCGTCCCGAAGGGCGTGCTCAACGTCGTGCCGACGAGCCGCACCGGTGACGTCATGGAGCCGATCATCGGCGACCCTCGCCTGCGCAAGCTGACCTTCACCGGCTCCACCCCGATCGGCAAGCAGCTCGTCAAGCAGTCGGCCGACCAGCTGCTGCGGGTCTCGATGGAGCTCGGCGGCAACGCCCCCTTCCTCGTCTTCCCCGACGCCGACCTCGACGCGGCCGTCGAGGGCGCGATGGTCGCCAAGATGCGCAACATGGGCGAGGCCTGCACGGCCGCCAACCGCTTCCTGGTCCACGAGGACGTCGCCGACGACTTCGCCACGAAGTTCGCCGCCAAGATGGCCGCGCAGACCCTGGGTCGCGGCACCGAGGACGGCGTCGACGTCGGCCCGCTGATCGACGCCAAGGCGCTCGACAAGGTCTCCGAGCTCGTCGACGACGCCCAGCAGCGCGGCGCGAGCGTCGCCACCGGCGGCTCACGCACCGGCGACGCCGGCTACTTCTTCCAGCCCACCGTGCTGACCGACGTCCCCGCCGACGCCGACCTCATGCGCGAGGAGGTGTTCGGCCCCGTCGCCCCGATCACGACGTTCTCCGACGACGACAAGGCCGTCGCGATGGCCAACGACACCGAGTACGGGCTGGTCGCCTACGCCTACACCACCGACCTCGGACGCATGATCCGCGTCAGCGAGGCCCTGGAGTTCGGCATGGTCGGGATCAACCAGGGCATCGTGTCCAACCCGGCCGCGCCCTTCGGCGGCGTCAAGGCCTCCGGCTTCGGCCGCGAGGGCGGCCCCGAGGGCATCGACGAGTACCTCTCCGTCAAGTACGTCGGGATCGCTCCCTGA
- the gabT gene encoding 4-aminobutyrate--2-oxoglutarate transaminase, which yields MTSSTPVPQERKLVTELPGPASQALHARKGAAVAAGVGVGLPAYVVRAGGGILVDVDGNQLIDFGSGIAVTSVGNSAPRVVAAVTDQVADFTHTCFMVTPYEEYVEVCEQLAELTPGDHEKRSALFNSGAEAVENAVKVARTATGRTAVVAFEHGYHGRTNLTMGLTAKNMPYKHGFGPFAPEIYRAPMAYPLRWPGGAEQCADQAFAAFVDVVHSQVGESNTAAVIIEPIQGEGGFVVPPPGWLPRVADYCREHGIVLIADEIQTGFCRTGDWFACDHEGVVPDLITTAKGIAGGLPLAAVTGRADLMDSVHSGGLGGTYGGNPVACAAALGAIATMRAEDLPGRAQAIERLFRNRLEQLRSKYDVIAEIRGRGAMLAIELTAGAGDLTPNPTATAAINKHCHSQGLVTLTAGTYGNVFRFLPPLSSPDHLLEEGLDIIEDAFAQVLG from the coding sequence ATGACGTCCTCCACCCCGGTCCCGCAGGAGCGCAAGCTCGTCACCGAGCTGCCCGGCCCGGCCTCCCAGGCCCTCCACGCCCGCAAGGGCGCCGCCGTCGCGGCGGGGGTCGGCGTGGGGCTGCCGGCGTACGTCGTGCGCGCGGGCGGCGGCATCCTCGTCGACGTCGACGGCAACCAGCTCATCGACTTCGGCTCCGGCATCGCGGTGACCAGCGTCGGCAACAGCGCCCCGCGCGTGGTCGCCGCCGTCACCGACCAGGTCGCCGACTTCACGCACACCTGCTTCATGGTCACCCCCTACGAGGAGTACGTCGAGGTCTGCGAGCAGCTGGCCGAGCTCACCCCCGGGGACCACGAGAAGCGCAGCGCGCTGTTCAACTCCGGCGCCGAGGCCGTCGAGAACGCCGTCAAGGTCGCCCGCACCGCCACCGGGAGGACCGCGGTGGTGGCCTTCGAGCACGGCTACCACGGCCGCACCAACCTGACCATGGGGCTGACGGCGAAGAACATGCCCTACAAGCACGGCTTCGGCCCCTTCGCGCCGGAGATCTACCGCGCCCCGATGGCCTACCCGCTGCGCTGGCCAGGCGGCGCCGAGCAGTGCGCCGACCAGGCCTTCGCCGCCTTCGTCGACGTGGTGCACTCCCAGGTCGGGGAGTCCAACACCGCCGCGGTGATCATCGAGCCGATCCAGGGCGAGGGCGGCTTCGTCGTACCCCCGCCGGGGTGGCTGCCGCGCGTGGCGGACTACTGCCGCGAGCACGGCATCGTGCTCATCGCCGACGAGATCCAGACCGGCTTCTGCCGCACCGGCGACTGGTTCGCCTGCGACCACGAGGGCGTCGTGCCCGACCTGATCACCACCGCCAAGGGCATCGCCGGCGGGCTGCCGCTGGCGGCGGTGACCGGCCGCGCCGACCTCATGGACTCCGTGCACTCCGGCGGGCTCGGCGGCACCTACGGCGGCAACCCGGTCGCCTGCGCCGCCGCGCTCGGCGCCATCGCGACCATGCGGGCCGAGGACCTGCCGGGCCGCGCCCAGGCCATCGAGCGGCTCTTCCGCAACCGGCTGGAGCAGCTGCGCTCGAAGTACGACGTCATCGCCGAGATCCGCGGCCGCGGCGCCATGCTCGCCATCGAGCTGACCGCCGGCGCCGGCGACCTCACGCCGAACCCCACGGCGACCGCCGCCATCAACAAGCACTGCCACAGCCAGGGTTTGGTCACCCTGACCGCGGGCACGTACGGCAACGTGTTCCGGTTCCTGCCGCCGCTGTCCTCCCCCGACCACCTGCTGGAGGAGGGCCTCGACATCATCGAGGACGCCTTCGCCCAGGTGCTGGGCTGA
- a CDS encoding fasciclin domain-containing protein, protein MKKYSAALAVVAALSMTAACGSDEGSTDTGSANQDNSSETSEAPAPEEESSAPADDAAANLVGAGCADYAEAVPDGAGSVAGMAEDPVAVAASNNPLLKTLTAAVSGQLNKKVNLVDTLNNDEFTVFAPVDDAFAKLPAKTVKTLGTPAGAETLSTVLTYHVIPGQIAPDQIVGEQTSVQGGKVEVTGSGDNLKVNGANVICGGVQTANATVYLIDSVLMPPAA, encoded by the coding sequence ATGAAGAAGTACTCCGCCGCTCTCGCGGTGGTCGCCGCCCTGTCCATGACCGCCGCCTGCGGCAGCGACGAGGGCAGCACCGACACCGGTTCCGCCAACCAGGACAACAGCAGCGAGACCAGCGAGGCCCCCGCCCCGGAGGAGGAGTCCAGCGCTCCCGCCGACGACGCGGCCGCCAACCTCGTGGGCGCCGGCTGCGCCGACTACGCCGAGGCCGTCCCGGACGGTGCGGGCTCCGTCGCGGGCATGGCTGAGGACCCGGTGGCTGTCGCCGCCAGCAACAACCCCCTCCTCAAGACCCTCACCGCGGCCGTTTCTGGTCAGCTGAACAAGAAGGTCAACCTCGTCGACACGCTGAACAACGACGAGTTCACCGTCTTCGCTCCCGTCGACGACGCCTTCGCCAAGCTGCCGGCCAAGACCGTCAAGACCCTCGGCACCCCCGCGGGCGCCGAGACCCTGAGCACCGTGCTGACCTACCACGTCATCCCCGGCCAGATCGCCCCCGACCAGATCGTCGGCGAGCAGACCAGCGTCCAGGGTGGCAAGGTCGAGGTGACCGGCTCGGGCGACAACCTGAAGGTCAACGGCGCCAACGTCATCTGCGGCGGCGTGCAGACCGCCAACGCCACCGTGTACCTCATCGACTCGGTGCTGATGCCCCCGGCCGCCTGA